Within the Candidatus Babeliales bacterium genome, the region GTTTTGTACTTTTTTCGCACTATCATAAAACTCGGCTGCATGTCCTGCCGACAATACATAATTACCAATCAAAATTCTACGACGAACTTCATGCCCGAATTCCTCATAACGACTACTTGTATACATCTCATCAAGTGACTGCGCTGCCGCATCCCTATAGCCATACCGAACACCATCATAACGGGCTAAATTCGAAGCCGCTTCTGCGCGGCTCACGATGAAATAAACCGCTGCTGCATACTCAAATGTTGGTAAATTCACATGCTTAATCGTTGCGCCAAGCTTTTCATACACCTTGATGGAATCGGAAATCCGCTCTTTGACTTGAGCATCCATACCTTCCGCATTAAGCATGTTATCGATTACGCCAATACGCAATCCAGGCTTGATCGAACCATTCAATGTATTTGTATAATCTTTTTTACTTACATCTAATGATGTCGAATCATGAAGATCATGTCCCGCAATTGCAGATACCACAGTAGCAACATCAAAAACAGAACGCGCCATTACACCAATCTGATCAACTGATGATGCATAAGCAATTAACCCATACCTAGATATAAGGCCATACGTCGGCTTAAATCCGACAATACCGCAAAATGCTGCCGGTTGTCTCACAGATCCACCAGTTTCAGATCCAAGTGCCCACGGCACAAATCCCGCTGCAACAGCAGCGGCTGATCCACCACTCGAACCACCGGGCACTCGACTTATATCCCACGGATTCGCTGTTTTTTGAAATGCAGATGTTTCATTAGATGAGCCCATGGCAAACTCGTCACAGTTAGCACGTCCCACCAATAATGCACCCTCTTTTTTAAGGCGACTGATTACGGTTGCGTCATAGACAGAGGTATAATTTTGAAGTGTTTTTGAAGCCGCAGATGCAATACGACCTTTTTGACAGATATTATCTTTAATCAGCCCAGGAATCCCTTTCAATTGACCAAGAGTCTCGCTGCAAGCTTCCGCCAAAATAGAGTCACGATCAAACAGTTCTAAGGCTGATTTAAGCTCTGAATCATGTTTTGCAAATCGCTTGAGGGTATAGTCAAGCAATTCTTGCTCCGATAGCTGTTTTGTGTCTAATTTTTTTCGCAGTTCCTGAATAGATAAAAATGCCAACATCGCTTTAGTCATTCGTTTCGATAATACGTGGTACTACAAAGTAATCTTCTTCACGGTCTGGAGCCTGTTCTAAAATCGGTTCCGCATCCGTGCGGATGACTACATCCTCACGTGTCACATTGATACGTCGGTTTGAAGGAAGATGCGCATCTTTTGCAATTTCAGAAACGCGCGATGCATATGCTATTACATCTTCGATTTTTGATATTAAGTCTTCAACCTCATCGTCATGAACTTTGATATGTGACATGTGTGCAAGCCGCATAAGTTCTTGCTTCGTTATTTTTGCCATACAGCTTCTTTCTTCCAAGCTTCTCCACGGAATCGTCGTATATATACAATGCTCATCAGCGCATTACCCAAATAAAACGACCCGTATACAAGGAAGAACTTAAGAGCCGGTCTATCATCAAGAGGCAATTGCGTAAAGAGATATGAAACCGGAGCAAAGTATAAAACACAGACAAATAATCGTGTCCACATTACCACCCGTACATTGGCAGCCCCACGCAATGCGCCTGAGAGAATTAATTGTAACAGGTCAAAAAAGACAAGTACACTCAAATAAGGAAAGACTCGAGCTGAAAAGGCAGTAAACTCACCTTTTCTGTCAAAAAGCGGCACCAACTTATCTGTGTAAATGGAAAACAATGCCAAGATGGCAAAGGTCATCCCAGATGATAGAAAGAGAATTTTTTTGATACTACTTTTGATACCACGCCAATCCTGCATACCATAGGAGTTGCTGACTAAGAAGGTAATCACCTGAGCGAAGGCAATAGCAGGAAGAAAAGCAAACCGCTCAAGGTCTTTAATCACACTAAAACTAGCAAGCGCAAGCGTACCCATTTTGGCAACCATAGCACCCAACCAAATATAGGCAGCAGCAACCGTAGCTTTATCCAAGATAGTTGGCCAACTCACCATGAAGAGCCGTTTAACATCTTCCCACCGTGTAAATGAATCAAACAACCTGATCCCGTATTTCTTGTTCTCTTTATTCAAAAAGGTATATCCCAATGCCATGATGCTCATTGCAACGTATTGAGCAACAGATGCAATAGCGGAACCCTTAAGACCCAGCGCAGGAAAGCCAAACTTTCCCTTAATTAATACATAATCAAACAAGACAAAAAATGCTCCTCCACCAGTAAAGATCCACATTGGAACACGAGTATTTTTTATACCTCTAAGGAAACCGATGAACGCCAAGGAAACAAACATAAAAAAGATCCCCCATGCACGTAAACGCAGGTATGGAGTTCCAATCTCAATCATACGCTGTGGCACACCATATGCAGTGTAAATGGCATGGGCACCAAATGATAATGCTGCAGCAAATATTCCGCCAACAAGAATTGTCGTCCAAAATGAATCACGTAAAGTTCGACCAACATCAGTCAAACAAGACCGGCCATTGTACTGGCCTGTAATAATCACGGTTCCAATCGATAAGCCTTCTGCAACTTTAGACATAAAATGGAAAAAGTTATTAGTAACGTTCAACGTGGTATAGGTCGAGGTCGATTTCAAATCTGCAATCCAATAGGAATCGATAATTGCGAATGCATAAAAAATGAGGGCAGATATCAACTCAGGAGCCCAGTATTTGAAGATAGTCCAATAGGTTTCACCATAAGCGAAATCCTGCAGCCCTGCAATAAAACTAGGGATCAATTTTTTTTGGGGTTCTCGCTGTGTAAATGGCGGCTGGTGCTGAGGCGGCATTTGAATAGGTTGTCCAGTTTCCACCCGCTGCTTTGCCGTTCGGTTCACTTTTTCGATCACTGCCAGCCCTTCCTTTTGGCAAGGTTATCATGACGGACCGACTAGTTGTAGAAAAAAAGAGGGAAAAAAGCAACTAGAGCTCTACGGGCACTGAAGCACAATTAAACGTCGTTTTTTGTGTTCTAAGGTGTACAAATAATCGCCAGTTATACACGGCGCAACCATCTCTGTCGGTTCCCATGCTTGTGATGCCCAATACACAAGTTGTGCATTCTTATAACGACATCCCGGCTTAAACATTCTCACTAATTCATCAAACCCAAGTGATGCCCGTGCACATAGAAGATCAAGATCATATGAACTTGTACGTAAGAATGTTCGCCAATCAAGCGAGAAGATCTCAATATTCTGAAGCCCAAGGGTCGCGATGACTTCTTCGAGAAATGTAATCTTTTTTTTAGTGACTTCAACAAGCACTACGGACAGGTGGGGATACTTAATCTTAAGTGGAATGCCGGGAAACCCACCACCACTCCCAATGTCAGCCAATGATGAGATGGAACTAATATCAAAAACATATTTAAGTGCCAATGAATCTTGAAAATGGTCTCTGAGGATCTGTTTCAGTGTTGTCCTAGTCGTAAGGTTATGGATTTCATTCCAGGATTGTAGAAGATCATAGTACATTCTGAATTGCTGTGTCTGTTCAAGAGTAAGTTGCTCCTGTGTCATAAAATCCTGCCACAGTTGCTCTTCCTTCGTTAAAACCATAGCTTTTTCTTCTCCAGCTTTTCTATACTAATAAAAAGATTATGCCCCTTTAACCTGGCAAGGCATACATGAACAACATGATCCGTAGTGTAGCATGTAACATCTGTATTCTCTTGGGTATGACCATACACGCTCAACAACGTATCATCTTTTTTACTCGTGCCTATCCGGCTCTTAGGGATACAATTGATAGCGAAAAATTTCTTCAACAGATCCAAGATCCTGGAAAAGCTGCTCGTAAAATACTCAAGCAGAGTATCAAAGCATACGCACAACCAGGAGTCTTTTCTACCTACGGTGGCTATATCACTATATCAAACACGAATGGGCAAACAAGTTTTCCGCGAAAGCATCAACGCCCGTTTATTTATGTATATGTTACACAGGATATTAACCCAGTTATCATGATTGGGAAAACCGTGCATCATTGGGAATTGATTCCGAATTTGCCCGTGGAAGTCTATACCATTGAATTGAAACAGGATCCTGACACACAGCTTTATTATTGGGAAACAGCACGTACTACAGTTCCTAATGATGATATTGTACCGTTAGATTCTATTGTGATTATTGCAAAACCAAAAAACATTTACGTTCCACTTGGTGCAACCCTAACTGAATCATCGTCTCATATGCTTTTGCCTGATATCTATATACGCAAAGGGTTCAGTCCGCTCATCAACTCATTAAATGTACTCAAAACAAAACACTTTTTCCGTCAACCAAAAATTGAGTTCAAACAAGCAAACTCCACCTATTGGATGATTCAACAAGGCGATTGAACCTAACCATATAACCCCATTATTTTCATCTTTACAAAACTCAGTGCAGTGACATACTTGCTGTCATCATAACACTGCTCCTCATTCCTAAAACAACAGATTGCGCGTCCATTACGGGTGCGCTTTCTGTATTTATGTCATCAGGACCGCCCCACCAGAAAGTTGAGTCATGCGGGCACTAATGCGACTATTAACTTCCACTAATTGTTGATCAAGCGACAAGCCAGCAAGATATGCATTCGCATAGGTCTGTGTTAATGAGAAGTACATCTTCCATGACCATAAGCTCAATAACGAATATCGAATTGCTGAGTCACTGTTACCTACAAACGTTTCGTATCCTGCATCAACGAGCGACTGAAATTCTTCATTATCATCAAGCTCCGTCAATTCGATCCCATTGGTTCCTGTCACATATGATCTAAAGGCGGCAAATGCGGCTCCATCTTCAGTAGGCGGATCCAAGAGATCATCACCTTGCTGAATCAAAGCGGAATATTGTGTGGAATCGCCAACAAGACCCTCGAACATGCTCTTCGTGTAAAGGAAATACATCAACGCATCAAGAAGCGATACTTCAATCTCACTATACTTAGTCATCTGTTCTTGCGACATGGAAGCAGTACCTGTCATATAGTTGTTGTATAACTCAACTAACTGAACATAGGTTTTACCATCAATAACATCTGAGGCTTGTTTTGCGGCAATAAACGCAAGCATATTACGTGAAGCAACTTTGAAATATGAACCGTACAATAACTGCGTCACACTTGTCATTTCAAGAGTCAAATCTCTACCGGCAAGGCTTCTGATGCCATTATCAATGAATGTTTGATAAATATTTTGAGCTCCACCGTAGTACTGTCCTGCATATTCGTAAAACGCAGAAGTCGCCATACATGTATCACCACTTGTTTTGAAAACCTGTGCAATACTATCAAGTACAGCATTAGAATCCGATATGCTCCATGCATTGGATATACCTTGCCCGCTGTAATATTCAACGTAGTGTTGTCGTGCACTCATATAATCTTGGAACACTTCATCGACAGCTGCAGAAAATAATTGTGTATCAGGAGTTCCAACAATAAATGATTTCATAGTTTCTGCCGCACCCGACCACATCTGCGCCATGATCATATTCATATACAGCGCATCAGCCGCAAATAGACTTGTTCCAATAAAGTCTCCCTGCTGATGATCTTTTCCATTGAGAAATTCATACGCGCCAACATAGAACGTATACATATCAATGTATGCTGATCGAATCATATCAAAAAGTTCATATGTTCTATCATTGGCAAGTTGCAAGTTGGGCAAAGTCGTCTGTACATTTCCTGCTTCTGAAATGAGTGCAAACGCAATATCTTTGCCAACGTTCCATGCCATAGTATCATCTTGCCCAGGAACATAATTTCTTCCATTAAATGACACTAATTGTGTGCCAACTCTAAACAATTGGAGCGCCGCGACATAGTAACTTGCCGCACATATGGCACCGTTGTACGCAGGCTTAGCAGCAGAAATCATTTTATTCTGCTCGCGGATGGTTGGCTGTGCACCTTGTTGATCAAACCGCACTTGATATTCAGCAAATCCTCGGACCTCATCATAATAAGCCCGCGCCTCTTGTTCGATCATATCAACAATCGTTTCTTTGTCTGTATCGAGAGTATTGGTTCTTGTTGTTGAATCTGGGGTATAAGCATCTTCATACTCAATACCCTTATCAGCAAGTCGATATGCTATTTCAGTGTACAATGCACAGGTTGCTGGATCACCATATGTTGGAACGCCTAAAGGAATAGATCGCACTTGATCACGAATAAAATACGTACGCGGCACATCAAATCTATTTGCAACATTCTTGGTGCCTTCAGTGTAGATCAGACCATATATCTGTGCCGCGGTCGCTAACGTTTCAGCCTTAAAATAGGCGCGCCGCAACGTTGTATCATTTGCTTTGTCATCTCGTCCTAACTGATGGTAGCCAACGCGAGCCGTAGCAAGATATGTAAACGCATCTTGATACTCTTTTTGTTCGAGCTTATAGATTCCCCATGCCTGATAAATATCGTATTGTTTCAGTTGTGCATCGGCAATTTCCTCATTTGTTTTGCCTAAAACAAGTTCATTGGTTTGTGGATACCGCTGCGTATAGTACACAATCAGGTGCTTCTGCCGATCAAGAGCTTCTTCATAGTTTTCCTGTGCAACAAGTTGATCAATAATCGATGTACTGAGATTGCTCGTAATGTATGTATTAATTTCATTGATTAGCTGTGCAATGACCGTCTCAAGATCTTGGGCCATAGCTGTATTGTTTTGCCGCTGATATACCTGTTTTAATTGGCTATACATAAGCACTGCACCAAGAAGAGGATAGTATTCTTGCGGTACATGTTGCTGATATGCATCAGCGTACTCGTGCAAAACATCAAGAACTTCGGTTTGTGCATCTTCATTTCCAGATTCAAGCGCCACTTGATACAAGTTCAGCGCTCTCTGCCATGCACTATTAGCAATGCTCTCATAGGTAGCATCTGATGATTGAGACATCCAGTTTGTTTGTACTGCAGAAAGGTCTACCGCTGCTGCTTTTGCTTGGCGCGCAGCGTTCATAGTATCCACCATAGATTGAAGTACTGCTAGCTCTGCATCCATATCAACACCGTGTGAAGCAATAGATGAGTAATAATGAAGAGCAACCAGGATTTTATCAGATTCTCCCGACTCAATTAATGGCTGGCATGTGTTACGATAGACATCAGCTATGTACTCATTCAATGCCCATTGGTATGTGATGGCAACATCGTTCATGAGGTAACCAGGATATAATGTCATATCACGAAGCAATTCAGGATCGGTCAGCACTAAATGATCGGCATTAGCACAGATCTGTCGTGCTTGCGTATACAACCGTTCTGCTTGTTGCAAACCGACATCACTCGCTTGCGTTGCAAATGTGTCAGCTTGCTGTAATAGACCGTTTACTTTTGTAATGGTCGTAATCAGTTCGTGTGCATCAAATATGGCTTTTAGATTTACTTGTCCTGCAGGAATCGCTGCAACATCTTGAGTCACCGATAAGCCTGCTTTTACATAAAACTCTAATGAATTTTGGAATTGTAATGCTGCCTCTGAAAAAAGCATTCCGTCATCTACTAAGACAATACCACACTGCATTGCAAGTGCTGTGCTTTGTTCTTCACCTTGAGCAGCGTCTTCTGACTGCTGTTTGTATTCTGCAAGCTTAACCCTCCCTGTATCAACACCAACATCACCCTGTAGCATATTGAGCTGCACGGAAACAATTTCTGCATCGAAACTATCACCTGCTTTTTGAAATTTTTCATACGCATTGTTAAA harbors:
- the gatA gene encoding Asp-tRNA(Asn)/Glu-tRNA(Gln) amidotransferase subunit GatA, producing MLAFLSIQELRKKLDTKQLSEQELLDYTLKRFAKHDSELKSALELFDRDSILAEACSETLGQLKGIPGLIKDNICQKGRIASAASKTLQNYTSVYDATVISRLKKEGALLVGRANCDEFAMGSSNETSAFQKTANPWDISRVPGGSSGGSAAAVAAGFVPWALGSETGGSVRQPAAFCGIVGFKPTYGLISRYGLIAYASSVDQIGVMARSVFDVATVVSAIAGHDLHDSTSLDVSKKDYTNTLNGSIKPGLRIGVIDNMLNAEGMDAQVKERISDSIKVYEKLGATIKHVNLPTFEYAAAVYFIVSRAEAASNLARYDGVRYGYRDAAAQSLDEMYTSSRYEEFGHEVRRRILIGNYVLSAGHAAEFYDSAKKVQNMMRYELINAFQDVDLIVLPVHAAPAFKLGELNADPLQMDLQDYFTCSANLTGAPAISLPCGFTKEQLPVGFQLMGPHLSEELLFQTAHAYQQHTSWHTMHPPSFKD
- a CDS encoding aspartyl/glutamyl-tRNA amidotransferase subunit C translates to MAKITKQELMRLAHMSHIKVHDDEVEDLISKIEDVIAYASRVSEIAKDAHLPSNRRINVTREDVVIRTDAEPILEQAPDREEDYFVVPRIIETND
- a CDS encoding MATE family efflux transporter → MIEKVNRTAKQRVETGQPIQMPPQHQPPFTQREPQKKLIPSFIAGLQDFAYGETYWTIFKYWAPELISALIFYAFAIIDSYWIADLKSTSTYTTLNVTNNFFHFMSKVAEGLSIGTVIITGQYNGRSCLTDVGRTLRDSFWTTILVGGIFAAALSFGAHAIYTAYGVPQRMIEIGTPYLRLRAWGIFFMFVSLAFIGFLRGIKNTRVPMWIFTGGGAFFVLFDYVLIKGKFGFPALGLKGSAIASVAQYVAMSIMALGYTFLNKENKKYGIRLFDSFTRWEDVKRLFMVSWPTILDKATVAAAYIWLGAMVAKMGTLALASFSVIKDLERFAFLPAIAFAQVITFLVSNSYGMQDWRGIKSSIKKILFLSSGMTFAILALFSIYTDKLVPLFDRKGEFTAFSARVFPYLSVLVFFDLLQLILSGALRGAANVRVVMWTRLFVCVLYFAPVSYLFTQLPLDDRPALKFFLVYGSFYLGNALMSIVYIRRFRGEAWKKEAVWQK
- the rsmG gene encoding 16S rRNA (guanine(527)-N(7))-methyltransferase RsmG → MVLTKEEQLWQDFMTQEQLTLEQTQQFRMYYDLLQSWNEIHNLTTRTTLKQILRDHFQDSLALKYVFDISSISSLADIGSGGGFPGIPLKIKYPHLSVVLVEVTKKKITFLEEVIATLGLQNIEIFSLDWRTFLRTSSYDLDLLCARASLGFDELVRMFKPGCRYKNAQLVYWASQAWEPTEMVAPCITGDYLYTLEHKKRRLIVLQCP